A stretch of Aedes aegypti strain LVP_AGWG chromosome 2, AaegL5.0 Primary Assembly, whole genome shotgun sequence DNA encodes these proteins:
- the LOC5576971 gene encoding UDP-glucuronosyltransferase 2B15 isoform X1, producing MMLYFSRVSIYLLVLCLSSAHGDNVLVLMGVPSPSHFIWIRPVINQLAANGHNVTVLSVNVDRDPPKNVTYIHLEETYNVLYGNTNVFNNIMERSKDNPFQAVISAYKFCTLACRGCTTSKGFKLLLNYPDNFHFDLVIYDCSAGPCILGFLQKFGYPPLISVSAFGIPHYSTLIVGGYKPSSHVPHFSLTYDSRMSFIERATNFLVHNFDSFYRRWVFMPRIWSIAQPAFEIDLPDLESLERSQLMLVNSNPLLDHPEVLPQNVIPVGGLQIAEPKDLPQDIQKFIGASTKGAVLFAMGTNFKSKMFTSERQAMFIDAFAQFSEYSFLWKFDEDNITIPIPPNVMISKWLPQSDILAHPQVKVFISHCGLLGTYETTYFGVPIVGIPVYIDQHKNAATLVRNGGGLSLKLADLTAESIEKTLREVLENSTFRLNMQNMSKLLRDQPEKPLNRAIWWIEWVLRHPHEYHSQSPTLDLDVISDSNADVIICFLCILITILYILLKLFKYLKTFKKSAVSEDNKKVK from the exons ATGATGTTATATTTTTCACGAGTTTCGATTTATCTCTTAGTTTTGTGTCTTAGTTCTGCACATGGTGACAATGTTCTTGTATTGATGGGAGTACCATCACCTAGTCATTTCATTTG GATTAGACCAGTAATTAACCAACTAGCAGCAAATGGTCATAATGTGACAGTGCTTTCTGTTAACGTTGATCGTGATCCACCTAAAAACGTTACGTACATCCATCTAGAAGAGACGTATAATGTATTGTATGGGaatacaaatgttttcaacaataTTATGGAGAGATCGAAGGATAATCCATTTCAAGCGGTGATATCGGCATACAAATTTTGCACTCTGGCGTGTCGAG GATGCACAACTTCCAAAGGATTCAAACTGCTGCTCAACTATCCGGACAATTTTCATTTCGACCTTGTCATCTACGACTGTAGTGCTGGACCCTGCATAttaggattcttgcagaaatttggTTACCCACCCTTGATCAGTGTTTCTGCATTTGGAATTCCACACTACAGCACTCTCATCGTCGGTGGATATAAGCCATCATCACACGTTCCGCACTTTTCACTCACATACGACAGTCGGATGAGTTTCATCGAAAGAGCAACTAACTTTTTAGTGCACAACTTCGACTCATTCTACCGTAGATGGGTTTTTATGCCTCGAATTTGGTCGATTGCACAACCTGCTTTCGAGATTGATCTTCCTGATTTGGAAAGCTTAGAACGCAGTCAGTTGATGTTGGTGAACTCGAACCCTTTACTGGACCATCCCGAAGTTTTACCTCAAAATGTTATTCCAGTTGGTGGACTCCAGATTGCGGAGCCAAAGGATTTACCACAG GATATCCAAAAATTCATCGGTGCAAGCACGAAAGGCGCAGTATTATTTGCAATGGGTACGAACTTCAAAAGTAAGATGTTTACCTCCGAAAGGCAGGCAATGTTCATCGACGCTTTCGCGCAATTTTCGGAGTACAGTTTTCTGTGGAAGTTTGACGAGGATAATATCACAATCCCTATTCCACCCAACGTAATGATCAGTAAGTGGTTACCTCAAAGTGACATTCTTGCGCATCCTCAAGTAAAGGTATTCATCTCGCATTGTGGTTTACTTGGAACATATGAGACAACATATTTCGGAGTTCCAATAGTCGGAATACCTGTTTATATTGATCAGCATAAAAATGCTGCCACACTGGTAAGAAACGGCGGAGGACTCTCTTTGAAACTGGCCGATCTTACTGCAGAATCAATTGAGAAAACATTACGTGAAGTGCTGGAGAACAGCACTTTTAGACTTAATATGCAAAATATGTCGAAACTTTTACGTGATCAACCAGAGAAACCCCTCAATCGTGCTATCTGGTGGATTGAGTGGGTTCTTAGGCATCCTCATGAGTACCACTCACAATCTCCGACGCTCGATTTGGATGTGATATCTGACAGTAATGCGGACGTCATTATATGTTTTCTATGTATTTTGATAACTATTTTGTACATTCTATTGAAgctattcaaatatttaaaaacctTTAAAAAGTCTGCAGTATCTGAGGAcaacaaaaaagtaaaataa
- the LOC5576971 gene encoding UDP-glucuronosyltransferase 2B15 isoform X2, which yields MERSKDNPFQAVISAYKFCTLACRGCTTSKGFKLLLNYPDNFHFDLVIYDCSAGPCILGFLQKFGYPPLISVSAFGIPHYSTLIVGGYKPSSHVPHFSLTYDSRMSFIERATNFLVHNFDSFYRRWVFMPRIWSIAQPAFEIDLPDLESLERSQLMLVNSNPLLDHPEVLPQNVIPVGGLQIAEPKDLPQDIQKFIGASTKGAVLFAMGTNFKSKMFTSERQAMFIDAFAQFSEYSFLWKFDEDNITIPIPPNVMISKWLPQSDILAHPQVKVFISHCGLLGTYETTYFGVPIVGIPVYIDQHKNAATLVRNGGGLSLKLADLTAESIEKTLREVLENSTFRLNMQNMSKLLRDQPEKPLNRAIWWIEWVLRHPHEYHSQSPTLDLDVISDSNADVIICFLCILITILYILLKLFKYLKTFKKSAVSEDNKKVK from the exons ATGGAGAGATCGAAGGATAATCCATTTCAAGCGGTGATATCGGCATACAAATTTTGCACTCTGGCGTGTCGAG GATGCACAACTTCCAAAGGATTCAAACTGCTGCTCAACTATCCGGACAATTTTCATTTCGACCTTGTCATCTACGACTGTAGTGCTGGACCCTGCATAttaggattcttgcagaaatttggTTACCCACCCTTGATCAGTGTTTCTGCATTTGGAATTCCACACTACAGCACTCTCATCGTCGGTGGATATAAGCCATCATCACACGTTCCGCACTTTTCACTCACATACGACAGTCGGATGAGTTTCATCGAAAGAGCAACTAACTTTTTAGTGCACAACTTCGACTCATTCTACCGTAGATGGGTTTTTATGCCTCGAATTTGGTCGATTGCACAACCTGCTTTCGAGATTGATCTTCCTGATTTGGAAAGCTTAGAACGCAGTCAGTTGATGTTGGTGAACTCGAACCCTTTACTGGACCATCCCGAAGTTTTACCTCAAAATGTTATTCCAGTTGGTGGACTCCAGATTGCGGAGCCAAAGGATTTACCACAG GATATCCAAAAATTCATCGGTGCAAGCACGAAAGGCGCAGTATTATTTGCAATGGGTACGAACTTCAAAAGTAAGATGTTTACCTCCGAAAGGCAGGCAATGTTCATCGACGCTTTCGCGCAATTTTCGGAGTACAGTTTTCTGTGGAAGTTTGACGAGGATAATATCACAATCCCTATTCCACCCAACGTAATGATCAGTAAGTGGTTACCTCAAAGTGACATTCTTGCGCATCCTCAAGTAAAGGTATTCATCTCGCATTGTGGTTTACTTGGAACATATGAGACAACATATTTCGGAGTTCCAATAGTCGGAATACCTGTTTATATTGATCAGCATAAAAATGCTGCCACACTGGTAAGAAACGGCGGAGGACTCTCTTTGAAACTGGCCGATCTTACTGCAGAATCAATTGAGAAAACATTACGTGAAGTGCTGGAGAACAGCACTTTTAGACTTAATATGCAAAATATGTCGAAACTTTTACGTGATCAACCAGAGAAACCCCTCAATCGTGCTATCTGGTGGATTGAGTGGGTTCTTAGGCATCCTCATGAGTACCACTCACAATCTCCGACGCTCGATTTGGATGTGATATCTGACAGTAATGCGGACGTCATTATATGTTTTCTATGTATTTTGATAACTATTTTGTACATTCTATTGAAgctattcaaatatttaaaaacctTTAAAAAGTCTGCAGTATCTGAGGAcaacaaaaaagtaaaataa